In Topomyia yanbarensis strain Yona2022 chromosome 2, ASM3024719v1, whole genome shotgun sequence, one DNA window encodes the following:
- the LOC131685829 gene encoding lipase member H-A isoform X1, translating to MGTTKICYIAITATLVLTLGLWIGLRPIKAQLETAKFMFFYGSKFDGHEIFDLDQADKIVHHPEFNRTKKTVMYFHGYIESPEVESVHVIVDAYQKRNDHNVIILDWTQLADGNYLLEAVPNCKKLGQKLGSVILDMISAGLDVSKLHLVGHSLGAQLAGYAGRTVLSLSDKKIKLKRISALDPAFPPFYPGVFVTHLSEKDAEFVDVIHTDAWLYGAPVSTGTADFWPNNGKTLQPGCPKRNYKPLTDNDLCSHRRSWWFWAESVSESASTCFHAMRCKSWGDFKVGKVDQSAQLVHMGIDCSTDAKGDYYLQTNGTPPYSKGIAGAKYE from the exons GGCTATGGATCGGTTTGCGGCCGATCAAAGCACAGTTGGAAACGGCCAAGTTTATGTTTTTCTACGG TTCCAAGTTCGACGGACATGAAATATTTGATCTGGACCAGGCCGATAAGATCGTGCATCATCCAGAGTTCAATCGAACCAAGAAGACGGTTATGTACTTCCACGGGTACATCGAATCGCCGGAAGTGGAGAGCGTACACGTGATAGTGGACGCCTATCAGAAGCGAAATGATCACAACGTGATTATACTGGACTGGACACAGCTTGCCGATGGAAACTATCTGCTGGAAGCAGTACCAAACTGCAAAAAG CTAGGGCAAAAACTTGGATCCGTGATATTGGATATGATAAGCGCTGGATTAGACGTCAGTAAGCTACACTTGGTGGGACATTCGCTGGGCGCACAGCTGGCAGGTTACGCTGGTCGCACCGTGTTATCGTTATCCGATAAAAAGATTAAGCTTAAGAG AATTTCAGCTTTGGATCCCGCGTTCCCCCCTTTCTATCCGGGCGTTTTTGTGACGCATCTGAGTGAGAAGGACGCTGAATTTGTGGACGTCATTCACACGGACGCTTGGCTGTACGGAGCACCAGTAAGTACAGGAACGGCAGATTTTTGGCCTAATAATGGTAAAACTCTGCAGCCTGGTTGTCCCAAAAGAAACTACAAACCACTTACAGACAACG ATCTATGCAGTCACCGGCGGTCGTGGTGGTTCTGGGCGGAAAGTGTATCCGAAAGTGCGTCGACATGCTTCCACGCAATGCGCTGTAAGTCCTGGGGGGACTTCAAAGTGGGCAAAGTAGACCAATCTGCACAGCTTGTCCACATGGGTATAGACTGCAGTACAGA CGCCAAAGGCGATTATTACCTGCAGACAAATGGGACCCCACCCTACTCAAAGGGTATCGCGGGGGCCAAGTACGAATAG
- the LOC131685829 gene encoding lipase member H-A isoform X2, whose translation MKKVKNPRLWIGLRPIKAQLETAKFMFFYGSKFDGHEIFDLDQADKIVHHPEFNRTKKTVMYFHGYIESPEVESVHVIVDAYQKRNDHNVIILDWTQLADGNYLLEAVPNCKKLGQKLGSVILDMISAGLDVSKLHLVGHSLGAQLAGYAGRTVLSLSDKKIKLKRISALDPAFPPFYPGVFVTHLSEKDAEFVDVIHTDAWLYGAPVSTGTADFWPNNGKTLQPGCPKRNYKPLTDNDLCSHRRSWWFWAESVSESASTCFHAMRCKSWGDFKVGKVDQSAQLVHMGIDCSTDAKGDYYLQTNGTPPYSKGIAGAKYE comes from the exons atgaaaaaagtgaaaaatccaA GGCTATGGATCGGTTTGCGGCCGATCAAAGCACAGTTGGAAACGGCCAAGTTTATGTTTTTCTACGG TTCCAAGTTCGACGGACATGAAATATTTGATCTGGACCAGGCCGATAAGATCGTGCATCATCCAGAGTTCAATCGAACCAAGAAGACGGTTATGTACTTCCACGGGTACATCGAATCGCCGGAAGTGGAGAGCGTACACGTGATAGTGGACGCCTATCAGAAGCGAAATGATCACAACGTGATTATACTGGACTGGACACAGCTTGCCGATGGAAACTATCTGCTGGAAGCAGTACCAAACTGCAAAAAG CTAGGGCAAAAACTTGGATCCGTGATATTGGATATGATAAGCGCTGGATTAGACGTCAGTAAGCTACACTTGGTGGGACATTCGCTGGGCGCACAGCTGGCAGGTTACGCTGGTCGCACCGTGTTATCGTTATCCGATAAAAAGATTAAGCTTAAGAG AATTTCAGCTTTGGATCCCGCGTTCCCCCCTTTCTATCCGGGCGTTTTTGTGACGCATCTGAGTGAGAAGGACGCTGAATTTGTGGACGTCATTCACACGGACGCTTGGCTGTACGGAGCACCAGTAAGTACAGGAACGGCAGATTTTTGGCCTAATAATGGTAAAACTCTGCAGCCTGGTTGTCCCAAAAGAAACTACAAACCACTTACAGACAACG ATCTATGCAGTCACCGGCGGTCGTGGTGGTTCTGGGCGGAAAGTGTATCCGAAAGTGCGTCGACATGCTTCCACGCAATGCGCTGTAAGTCCTGGGGGGACTTCAAAGTGGGCAAAGTAGACCAATCTGCACAGCTTGTCCACATGGGTATAGACTGCAGTACAGA CGCCAAAGGCGATTATTACCTGCAGACAAATGGGACCCCACCCTACTCAAAGGGTATCGCGGGGGCCAAGTACGAATAG